One genomic segment of Clavelina lepadiformis chromosome 3, kaClaLepa1.1, whole genome shotgun sequence includes these proteins:
- the LOC143450846 gene encoding uncharacterized protein LOC143450846 produces the protein MRMRMRATYFNVLYMVTHTRQINHPVLLWNLNQLNCLTTISRLRASIHDIKQQPCYTEQASLHASRLLETTTTRRCSPAQLRPHPGTTLPDMKSLFRPVRTDSLCFSMTQNQ, from the exons ATGCGTATGCGCATGCGCGCAACGTATTTTAATGTGCTTTATATGGTAACCCATACG CGACAAATCAATCATCCAGTATTGTTATGGAATCTAAATCAGCTTAATTGCCTTACTACCATCAGCCGCCTACGAGCCAGCATCCATGACATCAAACAGCAACCCTGTTACACTGAACAAGCTTCTTTACATGCTTCAAGATTGCTTGAGACGACAACGACGAGAAGATGTTCACCAGCCCAACTTCGTCCGCACCCTGGAACTACTTTGCCTGACATGAAATCACTCTTTCGCCCAGTTAGGACAGACTCACTCTGTTTTTCAATGACTCAAAATCAATGA